One window from the genome of Moorena sp. SIOASIH encodes:
- a CDS encoding photosystem I assembly protein Ycf4, with product MAASTNQLENLVLRQSVLGSRRLSNYLVAGAVSIGGIGFFLAGLSSYLNMDLLPIGDATNLIFIPQGVAMGFYGVAALLLSLYLWLTIYWDIGGGYNEFNQETGMVRVVRSGFPGKNRQVEFSCRTEDVQSIRVDIKEGLNPRRVLYVRTKDRREVPLTRVGQPISLSELENQGAELARFLGVPLEGL from the coding sequence ATGGCAGCATCGACCAACCAACTGGAAAACCTGGTACTTCGACAATCGGTTCTTGGCTCTCGCCGTTTGAGCAACTATTTAGTGGCAGGAGCTGTATCTATAGGAGGTATAGGCTTTTTCCTGGCAGGGCTTTCGAGTTATCTCAACATGGATCTACTCCCGATTGGAGATGCAACCAACCTAATTTTTATCCCTCAGGGGGTAGCAATGGGGTTCTATGGTGTTGCTGCGCTGTTGCTATCTCTCTACCTATGGCTAACCATTTATTGGGATATCGGCGGAGGCTACAATGAATTTAACCAAGAAACAGGTATGGTGAGAGTAGTGCGGTCTGGCTTTCCCGGTAAAAACCGTCAAGTCGAGTTCAGTTGCCGTACAGAAGATGTCCAGTCGATTCGAGTAGACATCAAAGAGGGTCTAAATCCGCGCCGAGTCCTCTACGTGCGCACTAAGGATCGCCGGGAAGTTCCTCTGACTCGTGTTGGTCAACCCATCTCCCTTTCGGAATTAGAGAATCAGGGAGCAGAGCTGGCTCGTTTCTTAGGAGTTCCCTTGGAAGGATTGTAA
- a CDS encoding peptidylprolyl isomerase, whose protein sequence is MSMNIRRWLSVMLVVLGLVIVGCSSPTPNSTESSTPQNKSTPAETTSNPQFSNLPRLDKKATVELRVKGSPITIEVDGTNAPITAGNFVDLVDKGVYDGLVFHRVVREPQPFVVQGGDPQGKNPKFPVQRLGTGGFIDPQTNETRYIPLEIKPKGAEEPIYSKTFKVAGIRSGPELTHTRGAVAMARSQMPDSASSQFYFALADLPFLDGDYAVFGYVTDGMDVVDKIQQGDRIESVKVTQGIKNLKKP, encoded by the coding sequence ATGAGTATGAATATCCGGCGCTGGCTATCTGTGATGTTAGTAGTGTTAGGTCTGGTAATAGTAGGATGCAGCAGCCCAACGCCGAACTCAACAGAATCATCAACTCCCCAAAACAAATCTACTCCTGCTGAGACCACCAGCAATCCCCAATTCAGCAATTTACCCAGACTAGACAAAAAAGCTACTGTTGAGCTGAGGGTAAAAGGCTCACCGATTACTATTGAAGTCGATGGCACCAATGCCCCGATTACAGCTGGGAACTTTGTGGATCTGGTTGACAAGGGTGTTTATGACGGACTAGTATTTCACCGAGTGGTACGGGAACCTCAACCATTTGTTGTCCAAGGTGGTGATCCCCAAGGAAAAAACCCCAAATTCCCAGTGCAGCGTCTGGGAACAGGGGGGTTTATAGATCCACAAACAAATGAAACTCGCTACATCCCATTAGAAATTAAGCCGAAGGGGGCAGAGGAACCGATATACAGCAAAACCTTTAAGGTAGCCGGAATTCGTAGTGGTCCTGAGTTGACTCATACTCGTGGTGCTGTTGCCATGGCTCGTTCCCAAATGCCAGACTCAGCGTCTTCACAGTTTTACTTTGCCTTAGCAGACCTGCCTTTCTTGGATGGTGACTATGCTGTCTTTGGCTATGTCACTGATGGTATGGATGTGGTAGACAAAATTCAGCAAGGCGATCGCATTGAATCAGTCAAGGTCACTCAAGGCATCAAAAACCTGAAGAAACCTTAA
- a CDS encoding DUF1815 family protein — MFIRLAEEHRQFVRDLVMNLQALAIVLENQGYLASCYTCGGQMNSASFMVSLADNHLIRFLVSDYGITWTEMRDDRELMKLEGAEAIGQLQDLANLVKYRIRPSESHPALKLPLA, encoded by the coding sequence GTGTTTATACGACTTGCAGAGGAGCACCGTCAATTTGTCCGAGATTTAGTAATGAATCTCCAGGCGTTGGCTATTGTATTAGAAAACCAAGGCTATTTAGCCTCCTGCTACACCTGTGGTGGGCAGATGAATAGCGCATCGTTTATGGTTAGCTTGGCGGACAATCACCTGATTCGATTTTTGGTTTCAGATTACGGTATCACTTGGACTGAAATGCGCGATGACCGAGAACTGATGAAGTTGGAAGGTGCTGAAGCAATTGGTCAACTACAAGATCTCGCCAATCTGGTTAAATACCGAATTCGTCCTTCAGAATCTCACCCTGCCCTTAAGTTACCACTGGCGTAA
- the psbD gene encoding photosystem II D2 protein (photosystem q(a) protein): MTVAVGRAPSTRGWFDILDDWLKRDRFVFVGWSGILLFPCAYMALGGWLTGTTFVTSWYTHGLASSYLEGCNFLTVAVSSPPNSLGHSLLLLWGPEAQGDLTRWFQLGGLWSFVAFHGAFGLIGFMLRQFEIARLVGIRPYNAIAFSAPIAVFVSVFLMYPLGQSSWFFAPSFGVAGIFRFILFLQGFHNWTLNPFHMMGVAGVLGGALLCAIHGATVENTLFQDGDKANTFRAFNPTQAEETYSMVTANRFWSQIFGIAFSNKRWLHFFMLFVPVTGLWMSAVGIVGLALNLRAYDFVSQEIRAAEDPEFETFYTKNILLNEGLRAWMAPADQPHQNFEFPEEVLPRGNAL, encoded by the coding sequence ATGACAGTAGCAGTAGGACGCGCCCCCAGCACCAGAGGATGGTTTGACATCCTCGATGACTGGCTCAAGCGCGATCGCTTTGTATTCGTCGGCTGGTCCGGCATTCTGTTGTTCCCCTGTGCCTACATGGCTTTAGGGGGCTGGCTGACTGGCACCACCTTTGTTACCTCTTGGTACACCCATGGCTTAGCCTCTTCTTACCTAGAAGGTTGTAACTTCCTGACCGTAGCAGTGTCCTCTCCTCCCAACAGTCTGGGACATTCCCTGCTGCTGTTGTGGGGACCAGAAGCCCAAGGAGACTTGACTCGCTGGTTCCAACTAGGAGGGTTGTGGAGCTTCGTGGCATTCCACGGAGCATTTGGTCTGATTGGGTTCATGCTGCGGCAATTTGAAATTGCGCGTCTAGTAGGCATCAGACCCTACAATGCGATCGCATTCAGTGCGCCGATTGCAGTATTTGTCAGCGTGTTCCTGATGTACCCATTGGGACAGTCGAGCTGGTTCTTTGCTCCTAGCTTCGGAGTAGCGGGTATCTTCCGTTTCATCCTGTTCCTGCAAGGCTTCCACAACTGGACACTGAATCCCTTCCACATGATGGGGGTAGCCGGGGTACTCGGTGGTGCGCTGCTGTGTGCTATTCATGGGGCAACGGTAGAAAATACCCTGTTCCAGGATGGTGACAAAGCCAACACCTTCCGGGCGTTCAACCCGACCCAAGCGGAAGAGACCTACTCAATGGTCACCGCCAACCGCTTCTGGTCTCAAATCTTCGGGATTGCCTTCTCCAACAAGCGCTGGCTGCATTTCTTTATGCTGTTTGTGCCAGTAACTGGCTTGTGGATGAGTGCAGTAGGAATTGTAGGTTTAGCATTGAACCTGCGAGCCTATGACTTCGTGTCCCAGGAAATCCGGGCAGCAGAAGACCCAGAATTTGAGACGTTCTATACCAAGAACATTTTGCTAAATGAGGGTCTGCGGGC
- a CDS encoding beta-ketoacyl-ACP synthase produces the protein MQVCVTGIGLVSALGRLKPSWQHLLNGESAISWYQPFANLSPLPLAMIGHRPASIEQLTEQVVADALEDANLTIPLKDCGVVIGSSRSCQAAWEQLALAQEQMTRDRKLDTKPEYPRFDSLNEILTLEHWLDTLPHQPAIAAAHYIGSFGPVLAPMAACSTGIWAIAQGFELIQTGQCQRVIAGAVEAPITPLTLAGFTKMGALAKTGAYPFDKQRQGLVLAEGGSVLVLESEDLADRRAAPIYGKLLGFGLTSDAYHVSTPNPDQQSAIAAVKQCLDRSHLFPKDIDYIHTHGTGTKLNDQNEAELIQQLFPQGVAISSTKGATGHTLGASGAIGTALCLMALKHQVLPPCIGLREPEWDLDFVTIARQCQVRHALCFSFGFGGQNSVTAIGISSSWRD, from the coding sequence GTGCAGGTATGCGTTACTGGGATTGGATTAGTATCTGCTTTAGGTCGCCTCAAACCCAGTTGGCAGCATTTGCTAAACGGTGAGTCAGCTATTAGCTGGTATCAACCCTTTGCCAATTTATCACCTCTACCGTTGGCTATGATTGGTCACAGACCAGCTTCTATTGAACAGCTGACCGAGCAGGTTGTAGCAGATGCCCTTGAAGATGCTAACTTAACCATCCCTCTCAAGGATTGTGGTGTGGTGATTGGTTCAAGTCGTAGCTGTCAGGCGGCTTGGGAGCAACTAGCCCTAGCCCAGGAACAGATGACTAGGGATAGGAAACTCGACACCAAACCAGAGTATCCCCGCTTCGATAGCTTAAATGAAATCTTAACTCTAGAGCATTGGTTAGACACTCTACCCCATCAACCAGCTATTGCTGCTGCCCATTACATTGGTTCCTTTGGGCCAGTCCTAGCACCAATGGCAGCTTGTTCAACAGGAATTTGGGCGATCGCTCAAGGATTTGAATTGATTCAAACCGGTCAATGCCAACGAGTCATTGCTGGTGCTGTAGAAGCACCAATTACTCCCCTAACCCTAGCCGGATTTACTAAAATGGGGGCTCTAGCAAAAACTGGTGCTTACCCCTTTGACAAGCAACGTCAAGGCTTGGTGTTGGCAGAGGGAGGTTCTGTATTGGTATTGGAGTCAGAGGATTTGGCTGATCGTCGAGCAGCGCCTATCTATGGAAAATTACTGGGGTTTGGCTTGACCTCGGACGCTTATCATGTCAGTACACCTAACCCAGATCAACAGAGTGCGATCGCAGCTGTCAAACAATGTCTAGACCGCAGCCACCTATTTCCTAAAGATATTGATTATATCCATACCCACGGTACCGGAACCAAACTTAATGACCAGAATGAAGCGGAGCTGATTCAGCAGCTATTTCCCCAAGGGGTGGCAATCAGTTCTACCAAAGGAGCCACCGGTCACACTCTTGGTGCCTCTGGAGCCATTGGTACTGCTTTGTGTTTAATGGCTTTAAAACACCAAGTGTTACCCCCTTGTATTGGGTTGAGGGAACCAGAATGGGATTTGGATTTCGTAACTATAGCGCGTCAGTGCCAAGTCAGGCATGCGCTCTGTTTTAGCTTTGGTTTCGGGGGGCAAAATTCAGTAACCGCTATAGGGATATCCAGCAGTTGGAGAGATTGA
- a CDS encoding DASH family cryptochrome, with protein MNQKLILIWYRNDLRIHDHEPLYQAVQEKAEIIPLYCFDERQFGTTSFGFPKTGAFRAQFLLESVADLRNSLRSLNPADLGKSVGTNLGSNLVVRRGLPEQIIPSLAKELGISAVYYQREVTSEELAVESALKKALAQIGVKVKSFWGSTLFHINELPFGIPHIPEVFTQFRKQVEKSSKVYPTFPTPKTLPPLPKVDVGELPQLADLGLEPPVPDQRAVLQFKGGETAGLARLDDYFWEKDCLKRYKQTRNGMLGADYSSKLSPWLALGCLSPRYIYQQVQEYETQRVKNDSTYWLVFELLWRDYFRFICAKHGNRVFRQSGLQGVSIPWKVDWKRFDLWTEGMTGFPLVDANMRELTATGFMSNRGRQNVASFLTKNLGINWQMGAEWFESLLIDYDVCSNWGNWNYTAGVGNDARGFRYFNIQKQSKDYDPQGKYVKHWLPELTSVPARKVHEPWTLSSDEQKRYGLRIGVDYPQPLVDLWKSVKQNEKVYNGAISRRS; from the coding sequence GTGAATCAAAAACTTATCTTGATCTGGTATCGCAACGATTTACGGATCCATGACCATGAGCCACTCTATCAAGCTGTCCAGGAAAAAGCTGAAATTATCCCCCTGTACTGCTTTGATGAGCGACAATTTGGTACTACCTCCTTTGGTTTTCCAAAAACCGGTGCATTTCGCGCTCAGTTTTTGCTCGAAAGTGTAGCGGACTTGCGGAATTCTTTGCGATCGCTTAACCCTGCCGATCTCGGGAAATCCGTTGGTACTAATCTTGGTAGTAATTTAGTGGTGCGCCGGGGTTTACCGGAACAGATTATCCCATCTTTAGCAAAAGAACTAGGAATCTCGGCAGTTTACTATCAACGGGAAGTCACCTCAGAAGAGTTAGCCGTCGAATCCGCCCTGAAAAAGGCGCTTGCTCAAATTGGGGTAAAAGTCAAGTCGTTTTGGGGCTCTACCCTATTCCACATCAATGAATTGCCCTTTGGTATTCCCCACATTCCCGAAGTATTTACCCAATTTCGCAAGCAGGTGGAGAAATCTTCTAAAGTTTATCCCACTTTCCCCACTCCCAAAACTCTACCACCCTTACCTAAGGTAGATGTTGGTGAACTACCTCAGTTAGCTGACTTAGGACTTGAACCACCAGTCCCTGATCAACGGGCAGTGCTACAGTTCAAAGGTGGGGAAACAGCCGGACTAGCCAGACTAGATGACTATTTCTGGGAAAAAGACTGTCTTAAGCGTTACAAACAAACCCGAAATGGCATGTTGGGAGCAGATTACTCCTCCAAATTGTCCCCCTGGCTAGCCTTGGGTTGTCTATCGCCTCGTTATATCTATCAACAGGTTCAGGAGTACGAAACACAACGGGTTAAAAACGACTCCACCTATTGGTTAGTCTTTGAGTTACTGTGGCGCGACTATTTCCGATTTATCTGTGCCAAGCATGGTAATCGAGTTTTTCGCCAATCCGGATTACAAGGGGTGAGCATACCATGGAAGGTGGACTGGAAGAGATTTGACCTGTGGACCGAGGGAATGACTGGTTTTCCCCTAGTGGATGCCAATATGCGGGAATTAACAGCCACAGGCTTTATGTCTAATCGGGGTAGACAAAATGTTGCCAGTTTCCTGACCAAGAATCTGGGGATAAACTGGCAGATGGGAGCGGAGTGGTTTGAGTCGCTGTTGATTGACTATGATGTGTGTAGTAATTGGGGCAACTGGAACTACACAGCTGGGGTAGGCAATGATGCTCGGGGTTTTCGCTATTTTAATATTCAGAAACAATCCAAAGATTATGATCCCCAGGGAAAATACGTAAAACATTGGCTACCAGAACTTACTTCTGTCCCTGCTAGGAAAGTCCATGAACCCTGGACATTATCATCGGATGAGCAAAAGCGCTATGGGCTAAGAATAGGGGTAGACTATCCTCAGCCTCTAGTAGATTTGTGGAAGTCGGTCAAGCAAAATGAGAAGGTCTACAATGGTGCTATTAGCCGTCGGTCTTAG
- the purF gene encoding amidophosphoribosyltransferase has protein sequence MMPNQSLSSDQYSDQSKHDYIHHLDKPEEACGVFGIYAPEQDVAKLTYFGLFALQHRGQESSGIATFDDKQLHVYKDMGLVSQVFNEEILAELPGQIAVGHNRYSTTGSSHIANAQPAVVETTLGPLALAHNGNLVNTIQLRDDLLKHNSNLMTTTDSELIALAIAAEVNHGKGWLEAAMNAFQSCQGAFSLVIGTPDGLMGVRDPNGIRPLVIGTLGGNSGGYVLGSETCGLDIIGADYLRDVEPGELVWINDKGIASFDWSQKPERKVCIFEMIYFARPDSVMDDETVFSYRLRLGRQLARESTPDADMVIAVPDSGIPAAIGFSRESGIPYGEGLIKNRYVGRTFIQPTQTMRETGIRMKLNPLKDVLVGKRLVLVDDSIVRGNTSSKLIKALRDAGVAEVHMRVSSPPVTHPCFFGIDTDNQEQLIAATKSVAEIANYIGVDSLAYLSWEGMMLATEKDSKSFCSACFTGHYPVPLSAQLKGSKLMLEQVQV, from the coding sequence ATGATGCCCAACCAATCCCTTTCCTCTGACCAATATTCTGATCAGTCCAAGCATGACTATATCCACCACTTGGACAAGCCAGAGGAAGCTTGCGGAGTCTTTGGTATCTATGCACCAGAGCAAGATGTCGCTAAGCTGACTTACTTTGGTCTATTTGCCCTACAGCACCGAGGTCAGGAATCATCAGGGATTGCTACCTTTGATGACAAGCAGCTGCATGTCTACAAAGATATGGGGCTAGTCTCCCAGGTCTTTAATGAAGAAATTTTGGCTGAGCTACCTGGTCAGATTGCCGTTGGTCATAACCGTTATTCTACCACTGGCTCTAGCCATATCGCTAATGCTCAACCAGCCGTGGTGGAAACTACCTTAGGACCGTTGGCTTTGGCTCATAACGGTAACTTGGTTAACACGATCCAATTACGTGATGATTTACTCAAGCATAACTCTAACTTGATGACCACCACGGATTCAGAACTAATCGCCCTAGCGATCGCTGCAGAGGTTAACCATGGCAAAGGGTGGTTGGAGGCAGCAATGAATGCCTTTCAATCTTGCCAAGGAGCGTTTAGTTTAGTCATTGGCACACCGGATGGATTAATGGGTGTTCGTGACCCCAATGGCATTCGCCCTCTAGTGATTGGCACCTTAGGTGGCAATTCTGGGGGCTACGTCCTGGGATCAGAAACCTGTGGTTTAGATATTATCGGTGCTGACTATCTGCGGGATGTGGAACCGGGAGAATTAGTCTGGATTAATGACAAAGGCATTGCTTCCTTCGACTGGAGTCAAAAGCCAGAGCGCAAAGTTTGCATCTTTGAGATGATTTACTTTGCTCGCCCTGATAGCGTCATGGATGATGAAACTGTGTTTAGCTATCGGTTACGCCTAGGGCGTCAGCTGGCAAGAGAGTCAACACCAGATGCGGACATGGTGATTGCTGTACCCGATTCCGGTATCCCAGCAGCTATCGGCTTTTCTCGAGAGTCTGGTATTCCTTATGGAGAGGGACTGATTAAAAATCGCTATGTAGGTCGTACCTTTATCCAACCCACTCAGACTATGCGAGAAACTGGCATCCGCATGAAACTTAATCCCCTCAAAGATGTCTTAGTTGGTAAACGATTGGTACTAGTAGATGACTCCATTGTTCGAGGAAACACCAGCAGCAAACTTATCAAAGCTTTGCGTGATGCAGGTGTGGCTGAGGTACATATGCGAGTGTCCTCGCCCCCAGTCACTCATCCTTGCTTCTTTGGAATAGACACCGATAACCAAGAGCAACTGATTGCCGCCACCAAGTCAGTGGCAGAAATAGCCAATTATATTGGTGTAGATTCCCTCGCTTATCTGAGTTGGGAGGGAATGATGCTAGCTACAGAAAAAGACTCCAAGAGTTTCTGCTCTGCTTGTTTCACAGGTCATTACCCTGTTCCCCTTTCAGCACAACTCAAGGGTTCTAAATTGATGTTGGAACAGGTACAGGTTTGA
- a CDS encoding DUF2839 domain-containing protein — MGEAKRRKAALGEDYGKEANIFPWLPITKSQGEQFVKWTTRGAWAGIVFMIVFWLTVRFIGPAFGWWQVN; from the coding sequence ATGGGTGAAGCAAAACGCCGGAAAGCAGCACTGGGCGAAGACTACGGTAAAGAAGCCAACATATTTCCATGGCTCCCGATAACTAAAAGTCAGGGTGAACAGTTTGTTAAATGGACGACTAGGGGAGCTTGGGCTGGTATTGTGTTTATGATTGTATTCTGGCTAACGGTTAGATTTATAGGACCGGCATTTGGTTGGTGGCAAGTAAATTAA